The Flammeovirga yaeyamensis genome segment TCCTGTGCTTCTTGAGCAAATGCAGAAAAAGAACCCATAAATGTAAATAAAAGTAGAAAAGTAAGCGTTCTTAATAAAAAGTTTTTCATGGTTAAATCAATTAGATTATCATAATCGTACAAATATAACTCTTTCCTTTTCAATCTTTACTTCTATTCACATTTAAAGCCTTTTTTGACAAAAAATAATAGTCTATTTCTAAGTTACCATTATAAAAAGTGATGGATAAAAAAGCGAATCAAAAATTTCCTAAATCATAAAATCTACTTTTAATTTTTATCAAATATGATGGGTATTAAAAGAAAATATTTGATTTAGAACAACGGATTTCGACGATCTTGTGTATATTTAAATTGCATTATTCATTCGATCAAATAATAATCCATGAAAAATAACAGAGAACACGTTTTAAAAGTCGCTACCAAATTAATATCACAAAGAGGTTTTGATGGTGCATCTACTAGAGAAATTGCACAGACAGCCAAGGTAAGTCAAGGAATGATTAATTATTACTTTGGTTCTAAAGAGGCTTTATTGAAGGAAATTATCAACGATTATCAAGAACAAATCAATAATACAATTAAGAGCATTGTGCATTCCAATTTAGAGGGATTAGAATTTTTATCTCTTGCTAGTCGTAAATTTTTTGATCTTGGAATGAGAAATAGAGATTTAGCACGTGTTTTAATGGTAGAAGAAATGATGGAGATGAGACAAGAGGTCATCACTCAATCTGATGAGGTCGGATCATCAATTACCAATATTTTTGTCGATAAAATAGAGGAAGGAAAGAAAAATGGCACATTTAATAAAAATGCTGATTCAGAATTAATTGTTTCCTTTTTGATCAATACTTTAAACGATTACATCATCAGAGAGGAAAGGGTATATTTTAACACCCTAAAAGATCCTTATAGCGAAGCTGCACAACAACGCTTGTTGGACTTTTCTGATCATTATTTAAAAACGATGTTATCGAATTAAGTAGAATAAAATGAATAGTAAAAAGAACAATGTGATTATATCAAAAAGTTGGTTAGGGAGAATATGCCGATTAGCCGATATTATATTTGCCACTTCGATGACGATGCTTTTATTAGCTATCGACTTACCTAGAGTGGAAGATATTCATTCAAATAAAGAGTTAATCAAAGGCTTTTCTGATCAATTGCCAATACTTGGTATTTTTCTATCCACATTCGTTCTTTTAGCTGTTTATTGGTTAAAGCATACTGCCACAACGCGATTAATGAAAGGTGCGGATGCTACTTATATGTGGACCGACCTTTTTATGCTTGCTTTTGTGGCTTTATTACCTTTTTCCAATAGTTTAGCAACCGCTTTTCCTGAGTATTATATTGCTCAAGCGGCCTATTGTATCAATGTATTTCTTATTGGTTCTACAGCATTCTTTGCTTGGCGACATGCAAGTAAAAACGACCACTTATTAAAAGAACATATTGATAAAGACATTGCAGATAAAATTAGTAGCGATAGTTGGATGGAACCCTGTATCGCTTTATTCTCATTGTGCTTAGGTTATTTCTTTGTCGAATACACACAACTTCCCTTTATTTTAGTACCAATCTTATATGGTTTAAGCATAAAGTGGATGGAAAAAAGGAAGAAAGCACGCTAATTGCTAAATAAAATACAGATAAAAACGTTCTTACTAAAAGCATTAATTTTTTTAATTATACTAACAATGGCACAAGTCATATCTATCAGTAATCATAAAGGAGGAGTAGGCAAAACCACATCTGTGGTCAATTTAGGTGCGGCACTACATCAAATGGGCAAACGTGTTTTGATGGTCGATATGGACCCTCAAGCAAATTTGAGTCAGTCTTTAGGTGTTTTCGAACCCGAAAAATCTGTATACTCTCTTTTAAGAGGTTTCTGTACTATAGATGAGGCAATGAATGAACTCGAAATGGATTTATGCTTAATCCCTTCAGAATTAGATTTATCTGGAGCTGAACTGGAATTAAGTATGGAAGCCGGAAGAGAGTTTATTTTAAAAGATCATTTAGAAAAAGTTGGCGATCAGTTTGATTATATTCTAATTGATTGTCCTCCAAGTCTTGGTCTGTTAACGATTAATGCTTTTACTGCCTCCACTCAAGTTTTCTTCCCTCTTCAAGCACAGTTCTTAGCCACTCAAGGGCTTAAAAAGCTATTGGAAGTAATTGAGAAAGTGCAACAACGATTAAATAGAGATCTGCAAATTGGTGGTGTTTTTATCACACAATTCGATAAAAGAAAAGTATTGAATAGAAACGTTAG includes the following:
- a CDS encoding TetR/AcrR family transcriptional regulator, with the translated sequence MKNNREHVLKVATKLISQRGFDGASTREIAQTAKVSQGMINYYFGSKEALLKEIINDYQEQINNTIKSIVHSNLEGLEFLSLASRKFFDLGMRNRDLARVLMVEEMMEMRQEVITQSDEVGSSITNIFVDKIEEGKKNGTFNKNADSELIVSFLINTLNDYIIREERVYFNTLKDPYSEAAQQRLLDFSDHYLKTMLSN
- a CDS encoding TMEM175 family protein, with protein sequence MNSKKNNVIISKSWLGRICRLADIIFATSMTMLLLAIDLPRVEDIHSNKELIKGFSDQLPILGIFLSTFVLLAVYWLKHTATTRLMKGADATYMWTDLFMLAFVALLPFSNSLATAFPEYYIAQAAYCINVFLIGSTAFFAWRHASKNDHLLKEHIDKDIADKISSDSWMEPCIALFSLCLGYFFVEYTQLPFILVPILYGLSIKWMEKRKKAR
- a CDS encoding ParA family protein, with translation MAQVISISNHKGGVGKTTSVVNLGAALHQMGKRVLMVDMDPQANLSQSLGVFEPEKSVYSLLRGFCTIDEAMNELEMDLCLIPSELDLSGAELELSMEAGREFILKDHLEKVGDQFDYILIDCPPSLGLLTINAFTASTQVFFPLQAQFLATQGLKKLLEVIEKVQQRLNRDLQIGGVFITQFDKRKVLNRNVREAIQKHFGDALFNTVIRDNVALAEAPSKQTNIFRYNSKSNGALDYWELAQEVSQRLP